DNA sequence from the Trypanosoma brucei gambiense DAL972 chromosome 9, complete sequence genome:
AGGAGTCacgaaataaacaaaatatatatatatatatatatgcaacaCCATCACAAACTCTCAGAGAACGACGGATGCGCTGCTGCACAGATAAATTCATCCCGCACCTTCTCATCTGTCAGGCACTGTAAgaaatataatattttcaCCGATTTTAGTTTCTTCCGCATTGCAGCAGTCGCCGAATATTTATGCAGCACTTCCCGAAGATATGATTGGACTTCTTCATTCAAAAGCGACGAGCAAAGCGCTGCACCGCTAGTCGGCATGAGCGAATGCGACACAATCAAATGAATAGCACGCGCACTGGAGAAACATTCATTTAAAAGTTTAACTTCGTTTTGCTCCCTTGTGATATCAGCGGATGCTTCAGCAGGAATATGTTCCATACCcttatgtttttatttcctatccaacacacatatatgtgcgtattaatatatatatatatatatatattaatagtaataaatcTAAAGCACTCGAGTTGTATGCCCATTGCGGTGACGCATCATATGGGTGAAGAGataaaaatcaaaaaaaaataaagaaaagaaaagaaggtaaaAGTGCGATGAAGATCAAAACATaaaaactacaaaaaataaaataaaagcgtTTCACTCAGCACATAAAGGGTATGAGAGACAGTCAGACAATACGCAAAGGCGATGAATTTGAAGGTGATCAAACTTTGTCGATGAGTTTCCTTTGGtttggtttttttaaaaaaaaaaaacaaagtcaaatagaaaaaatggaaaggaagggaaaaaaaaggaataggaGTAGGAAGCATCAGAAAGGAACAttaaaaccaaacaaacaaatttcTTCCCTTGCATGTGTACACGTGCCCAGCACAATAGATAATTAGtattggaaaagaaaaatagcgGGACAACTGAGACGAAACAACCAAAGGCACTCAGCAACCCGCTTGTCACAAAGTTGCAGTGAGAAAAGAGTTAattgacaacaacaacaaaaaaaaacagcaccccaaaacaacaccaacaacaacagaaaaataaaaaaaaaatgaaacaacaaaagacgAAACTATACGCCATTTGATGCGGCGTCACGGAAACTgctaaaagaaacaaaagaaatcacaCTATAATTCAGgcgtaaaaaagaaaatgtcaAAAACAGACATATCACCAAAAACTACACCGATCCCTCTCCTGCCAGAGCCCATTTTTTTATACGATCTTCAGGAGAGCGTAAACATAatcttaagaaaaaaaaaaaggaaaaaagtgttAGTGTTaaacatgaaaaaaagaaaaagagcagcaacaacaacaaatgaaaagacGTTTAAAATATGTCTCCCATGTTTCACTGTGTGCCACatatctttcattttcttcttcatttcctcctaCACGcgcaagacaaaaacaaacgaaaacaaaaaaaaacaaacacattcgaagaaaaaaagaatgaggaaacaaacaaacattcaCATATCCCTCTAAAACAAGGGTTAGGGTGAGACGCCCCTCccctcccaaaaaaaaaaaaacatttaacACCTATGCGTTATTTTAGTTTCATCTCCCACCTCCTTCaatatgcatatgcatatcACCTCTTTATTTAATTGTTTCtacacccccttttttttacatatttCCATTGTCGCCattacacacacgcatacgcatacgcatatatatatattatatttcacttctttttcgcctcttttttcatccttcttttttccaaaaaaggaagttgaTTTGAATCATtcatttttcgttgttttccccctttatttatttccccttctcatTCTTCAGTGAGACGTATACGCAACGAAAGTTAAGTGCAGCTGATGAGTTAATGAACACACTGCTGTGAAGAGagacagacacacacaagtGCAGATaagagtgaaaaaaatgaaaataaatgaatgaaaataagcaaaaggagggaaagaaaaagaaaaaagaaaaaattttcttGCATGCGTAAGACGAGTACATAGACGCACAGACACATGATGTCAAAATGTAGCGTGGATGAAGGAGGCAtccgcaacaacaacaaaatatatatatatatatatatttttttttcattgcagGAATATacaacaagggggaaaatcgGAAATTGtaaactaaaacaaaaatcaccacttttcttttttttccccctcccctttctttctttttctctcccttcttttcttttttttttttcgctcacCGTCACTAATTAAAACAACACCTcccgcacacgcacacatccctctccctcttccccttccaccGATTGGatgcaaaaattaaaataaaataaaacgtAAATAAGTAAGTaacaaatttttaaaaaaatgagacgGAAAGGCAGACGAGAGATTGAATGCAGAAAGggcgaaaaataaaaataaaaataatagtaatagtaacaataaagacaataatgataatcgtcatcatcacaaTAATCATCCCGCCACtaagcaaagaagaaaaaaaaaggtacgtAACAACGcttgaaggaaaacaacaaaaaaagtaggATGGAAGGGTTTAAGGAAAGGTAAGGTAAGGTAAGACTGGGTTCCGTGCAATTACACTCAAAAGTGCAtaagcaagcaaacaaacacacataaataaatatgtgtaTACACGCGTAAAGGACAAGAACACCTTTTACTTTATTCCTCTCGCTGCTTCCTTATATTAGAAAAGGTTAACAGcgattcctcttctttttgcttttctctttccatcCCCGCCCCGCCtcctctgtttttttgttccttcttctttaatAGGCTTAGGCATTTGTTTGGTGGTATTTGTGGCATTTCCCCACGCCGCTTcatattgtttgttttgttttgacaaaaaaaaagtggaaaattATCAAAAGTAATAGAGCGTGTAAGTGGCTAATGTCGAAAGACAGAAGCGGGtcggaacaacaacaaatcatAAGGCCAAATAACCAGCTGTTTGATCATTTAACCCAACCcgaaacatatatatttacttatttattttatatatgTGATATTTACATCTATatgcaacgaaaagaaaaagtagcaGAGCAAccggaagaaacaaataaacgtAGGAGGCATAAGCGCATCCTCTCCTTCCACTGTTTTCTCTCCAGATTCTTTTCATCCTTTGGATTTTTTGGATTCTCCTCCattctcattttctttccttcttcttcccccttccccccccccattaacttaaaaaaagagaaataaagacCTCCCCTACCCCATTTCATGTCTTCACTCTCAGTCCCCTCATTTCGTTTGGTAATTGAAGTGTATACTTCAGATGTTAAAGAAAACCCCCCACGTTTTAATAATACTAGCGTTGATGGCCTCATTTGTAGGCATCTTGAGATGACGTTGCAGGCAATGTCCCTCTCCTTCTAAACTTACCGCCGTCACTTTGGTCCCCAAAACGATATTGGGCCCAACAGTGCAATGAGGCAGCGGGCACCGCGACGATCCCGCTCGACTCCGTTTGACGCAACCGGACGGCGCTTTAGGCGGGATCCGCTTCCCAACACGCGGCCGGGGAGGTGATGGTTTTGACTGAcattcctcctccttgtcAGCAGGCATATTTGCAAAAAGAGATGCAGCGTGGGAGTCATAACttctttcttcacttccatgCGTCCATGATACTTGATTCCGCCTTACCGCATGATGGTGTCCACGCACCGCACGGAATGCAGAGCCTTGTTGATAATCTTGCGCGAGAGACGGCCCCAGTGAGCCCATTGGGGAATCCCGCCTGTCGCATGGATGGGAACATGGCGGCATCGTCGGCTGACTGTAAGCTGATGGGCTACTCGCAGAATTTAGTGAACTCGTGGTAGCCGAAAAAAATGGCTGTGGAGACCTCACCACCGGAGCAACCGCCTCCACATCccgcccttttttttgcattaGCGTCTGCCGCTGTATGGCACTAATAGCGTCAGCATATCCCAAGTCATACAGATATCGACGTGCAGGGTCGCTGAGAACATCATACGCATCTTTCACTTCGCTGAAATTCCTTGATTGATCAGCATCGGTGCGATCAGGATGACACAACAAGGCAAACCGCTTGAACGCCTCCCTTATTTCTTTGGCTGTGCATGATGGATGAAGGTTTAGTACAGCGTAGTAATCCACGAACATCCCACACAGGATCACACCGCTTCGCTCTAATTATttactctctctctttttcacacacacacacacacacacacgcacgcgaCCTCACGGAGCGACGGTTCGGATGCGTTTGCTGTGCCAAGCCGTTACCGACAGCGTCTGGTGTTGAGATGCgtgaaattttttaaattcttcGTACACCTCGCGTCCGCCCGCACCGCGATCGCCTCCAGCGGAACTTTTTACCAACCGCTTAAGGGATGTTGCAAGTGCTTGTCACGTCTAGTGCTCGTTTACTCTTCTTGTTAAAATATGTATGACCGTTGAACACACGGCACAAACCCAGTGGTGACCTTGCCGATAAGAACTGCTGTTACTGCGGCAATGGTGAAGGATTTCTAGAGTGTAAACGTATCGCGACAAAGCCGCTAAGGCAAATGAAAAATTTACCTATttgaaagtaaaataaatgtACAAGTGTTGGAAATTCCCACAATTACTTTCCTAGCCTTTTGGTAACCACGGACGTGTATAATCAATTACCTAATCAAAAAGTTCAAACTTTAAATAAGCGTAGGTATATATTTGTACCCAGCGTTGAATCCTAGAATTTGTAACATTTACAGGGGTAAAGACGATTTTGAAAGGAAAGGCATGTCACAGACTAggcaaaggaaagagaaatgtTGTCCGCACCAACCCAATCGCAGGAAGGGCTtgtgcaaacacacacacgcacacaggGAGAGAAGCTCAACggtcatttttgttttccttttttataaacgtgaaggaaataaagtcAAAACCTTTTAATTAGCACTCCTGTTACTCGAACCAtctgcacacaaaaaaacgtaCAACCTCCCTCCCGCTTGAGGCCCACAGTGTGTAACCGATTGCCACACGGTAAAGACAGGAAACTGCGCAGTCAGTGAAGAAACAATTTAGCACAGGaactctttccttttgtggttGTCGACACGTATCGCATTATTCTTATCACTCCCTGTCTAATGAACTTGAAGCGACAAGAAAGAATCAATAACAACACAATTGACAACAGGCATTAATCCAACCTCATTTCACTGCCCGGCGAACCCGCTTTGCCTCTTGCCGTTCCCGAGAACTCATCAGTGCATTTTCAATAGCATCTACACCCATGATGGCATCGACGGTACGACCACTGACCTCACCTCTGCGTTCCTTCTTAACGTAGTAGCTGTCCTTTAGAAGTTCATCAATCTCCACTTGCTTCATCGTACGACTGCGCTCCCCACGGGACATTTTCGCTAATTTGAGAGCCTCCAGCTTCTCGTTGCGCTCTGTACGGTGTCGCTTAGCGGAAGCTTCACCATGTTCGTCTTCGTCACCCTCTACACGTcgtctcttttcctcccgtTCCTGTGTCTCACGTTCTCGCTTCTCACGAGTTTGCTGATTTATGATCTCCATGATATCCGTGAGTTCTTCCTGAAGCGGAATTTTTAGAATGCGCATGTGCTTGATTTCTCCACAGTTCGGAACTTTGAAGAGGGCAAAACTATGTGTGAGGTCAGTGAGGTCGATCAACTGGAGTTGGAATATATACCTACACTCGTGTTCCTTGTAGGCACGAATAAACGAGACAAAGGCGCGCGCCGCAAGGTCCaatatctttttgttttcctgctGTCTAACGGCCCTCCGAAGTTCGAGAATGGCCGGGCTCTCGCACAAATCTCCATGCACTTCCTTCCTCGTCCGCTGCGTAGTTGCACTTTTCGCATTTCGCTCCTCCTGAAGCATTGCGCGGCGCTCCTTGCGACTCATTCGTTGCTCCTTCTGGGCCCTGTGGAGggactttcttttctcctgcaGTGAACTTGTGAGCGTACGCCTAACATTCATTTCCTCAACTACCTTCTGAGCCTCACCGATGTCATCCTTTTCCTCATTGTATGGGAGTAATGAAACATTCTGCAGCTTCATGAACGCAACATACTCCAACTCGTGAGGCATAAGAAACACGAGAGTTTCACCCTGGCGTCCCATTCGGGCTGTGCGTCCGATACGATGGATGAACGTAGCGGGGTCAACTGGCGGGTCGTACTGCACAACTACGCCAACCTCCGGAATGTCTAAACCGCGCGCCGCCACATCTGTACACACGAGAACGCAACGATTTCGCTTTGTGACGGCGCGGTGAACACGCTGCCGCTTCTCCAGTTTCATCTGCCCATGAAGAGCAAAAACATTGTCGGCATCGTCCTTCAGCAGAACGCCAACAAGGCACGCATAAAGCCAGTCCACGCTGGCGCAGGTCATCACGTACACAATCACCTTCTGCTCTCGCCGCTTGCTGAGGAACTCCAGTAGACGATCAAGTTTCTCCGATGCCCTC
Encoded proteins:
- a CDS encoding chaperone protein DNAj, putative, giving the protein MFVDYYAVLNLHPSCTAKEIREAFKRFALLCHPDRTDADQSRNFSEVKDAYDVLSDPARRYLYDLGYADAISAIQRQTLMQKKGRDVEAVAPVVRSPQPFFSATTSSLNSASSPSAYSQPTMPPCSHPCDRRDSPMGSLGPSLAQDYQQGSAFRAVRGHHHAVRRNQVSWTHGSEERSYDSHAASLFANMPADKEEECQSKPSPPRPRVGKRIPPKAPSGCVKRSRAGSSRCPLPHCTVGPNIVLGTKVTAVSLEGEGHCLQRHLKMPTNEAINASIIKTWGVFFNI
- a CDS encoding ATP-dependent DEAD/H RNA helicase, putative produces the protein MYLRFSLCFFSFALSFRLSCTCLLSSAFGSPLFFGYKRYHFLQFCIFCVPFLLVAFFFFDLYLVGIPAMAMSGVSSSEWKDMKGVTLRPATMSYLTECAGFRYMAPVQARTIPLLLGNYDVVVEAITGSGKTLAYLIPCLEMLQYDRVVEVCKDRKDAVVSVIVLPSRELAQQVHQLAKKMLHYVSYDYLGGKNGLPKYSCQCYIGGRDIKLDVDMFSRTGGNVLIGTPGRLYELLVSSKHSGLFNLTSFELLILDEADRLLEFGFKAKLDAILKRLPKQRRTGLFSATQTKELAELARAGMRNPVSVAVRVNSLNSAMTNAAKPQIPELLLNYYTFTRASEKLDRLLEFLSKRREQKVIVYVMTCASVDWLYACLVGVLLKDDADNVFALHGQMKLEKRQRVHRAVTKRNRCVLVCTDVAARGLDIPEVGVVVQYDPPVDPATFIHRIGRTARMGRQGETLVFLMPHELEYVAFMKLQNVSLLPYNEEKDDIGEAQKVVEEMNVRRTLTSSLQEKRKSLHRAQKEQRMSRKERRAMLQEERNAKSATTQRTRKEVHGDLCESPAILELRRAVRQQENKKILDLAARAFVSFIRAYKEHECRYIFQLQLIDLTDLTHSFALFKVPNCGEIKHMRILKIPLQEELTDIMEIINQQTREKRERETQEREEKRRRVEGDEDEHGEASAKRHRTERNEKLEALKLAKMSRGERSRTMKQVEIDELLKDSYYVKKERRGEVSGRTVDAIMGVDAIENALMSSRERQEAKRVRRAVK